TGTTGGACAGAAGACGGCAACGGTGAACGGCAGTAACGTGAACCTGGATGCCCCGCCACTCGTGAAAAATGGAACTACACTTGTGCCTTTAAGGTTCATTGGTGAGCAAATGGGCCTTAAGGTGGGTTGGAACAATACAACGAAGACGGTAACATTAGTTACCCAGAATTCAGGTTCCGGAAACGGGACAACCACTCCTCCGAACTCTGGTAATGATGGTGGAGGATCGGATCAGGAGGGTCTTGTACTGGTGAACGGCATCAGCTTCAGTGACAACCGCTTTTTGATTGCAACAAGCGGAAATACGAAGCCGAACGTCTTCACGATGACAGGACCGGATCGAATCGTTATAGACTTGCCAAATACCGCATTCGCTGATTCTTTCAGTGAAGGACAAGCTCTGGACAGCAACCAGAATGGACAGCTTGTAGTGAGTGGATATCCGGATGTATCGAAGATTCGTTATTCCTTGTACAGCAATAGTCCTTCTACTCTTCGTTTTGTCATTGATCTGAGCACTGCCAAAGGTTATGACGTGCAAAGTGACTCCGGTCTGGTTATGATTGATCTGAACAAAGAAGGCACTACAACGCCGCAACCTCCTGTTGGAAACAATGGCAAAAAAGTTGTTGTTGTAGACGCTGGACATGGTGATCAGGACCCGGGAGCCATCGGTGTAACCGGCAAGAAGGAAAAAGACTTCAATCTGGCAATGGCTCTGAAAGTAGAAGCA
Above is a window of Paenibacillus sp. E222 DNA encoding:
- a CDS encoding N-acetylmuramoyl-L-alanine amidase family protein; the encoded protein is MKKFGFLVLLFVFGLVFPGYSHAAADTHIILDGKEIVQPSDAKAEIINSKVMVPIRVISESLGYGVDWKQATSTVTISKDNTAMQMIVGQKTATVNGSNVNLDAPPLVKNGTTLVPLRFIGEQMGLKVGWNNTTKTVTLVTQNSGSGNGTTTPPNSGNDGGGSDQEGLVLVNGISFSDNRFLIATSGNTKPNVFTMTGPDRIVIDLPNTAFADSFSEGQALDSNQNGQLVVSGYPDVSKIRYSLYSNSPSTLRFVIDLSTAKGYDVQSDSGLVMIDLNKEGTTTPQPPVGNNGKKVVVVDAGHGDQDPGAIGVTGKKEKDFNLAMALKVEALLKKESNIDVVLTRSDDTFLALSERVKIAEKLKADIFISIHANSGSAAANGVETYYTRSNSKALASVMHKYLLQSSGLKDRGVKTASLHVTRETTMPAVLLEAGFLSNKSDEAALFTESFQNSVAKGIVAGIKEYLGIK